AAATATCCCTGAGGAgaagcacacagagctgcactgaTCCCAAATATCCCTGCGGAGAAGGGCCTGGAGCTGCACTGTTAGCACTGATCCCAAATATCCCTGAGAAATGCCTGGAGATGCCCCCCATCCCAAATATCCCTGGGGAGGGGCACGCAGAACTGCATTGATCCCAAATATCCCTGAGGAGAAGCATCCAGAGCTGCCCCCATCCCAAATATCCCTGAGGAGAAGGGCCTGGAGATGCtcccatcccaaaaatccctgaaaagaAGCGCTTGGAGCTGCCCCCATCCCAAATATGCCTGAGGAGAAGCACCCAAAGCTGCTCCCATCCCAAATATCCCTGAGGAGAAGGGCCTGGAGCTGCACTGACCCTGAATATCCCTGAGAAAAAGTGCTTGGAGCTGCCCCCGTCCCAAATATCCCTGAGAAAAAGTGCTTGGAGCTGCCCCCGTCCCAAATATCCCTGAGAAAAAGTGCTTGGAGCTGCCCCCATCCCAAATATCCCTGGGCagaggcacccagagctgcccccaccCCAAACACTTCATTTCTCCACTCACCCTTGCCCTTCCAAAGGCACCACTGGGAGAAGATGGATCTGCTCTTAGAGGTgatggagaggaggaaggaggaaggtcAGGGCTGCTTTGCATCCcacagtttccatggcaacggGAGGGTTTAAAAAACGGGAAATCCTGACTGGAAATGGATTTACCACAGTGGTGGCTGTTCCTGAGCTGGCCCCGAGTTTGTGACAGGTCCCCAattgctgctgtcacctcccaAATTCTGTCTGAGGCAATTCACTTCCTTTTCACACcccacttttcctttttttgcagTATTTGCACGAGAATGGGGTTGTGCACCGGGACCTGAAGCCAGAGAATCTGCTCTATGCTGACCTGTCCCCCGATGCACCCCTCAAAATCGGTGGGTTGGGGACCTGGCCAGGGGTCCTGGCATGAGAGGGGGTCCCAGTGCCCCTCCGTGATGGCACTGCCACTCCCTTGTGTCCCTGCAAGGTGACTTTGGGCTCTCCAAGATCGTGGATGAACAGGACACCATGAAAACCGTGTGTGGGACACCGGGGTACTGCGGTGAGAGGGGAGGGGGACAGGAAAattggggtgggagggagagagggacattgtggggacgggaaaattggggtgggagggacattttggggacaggAAAATTGGGGTGGGAGAGAGGGACATTGTGGAGACAGGAAAATTGGGGTGGGAAAGAGAGGGACATTGTGGAGACAGGAAAAttgggctgggagagagggaCATTGTGGAGACAGGAAAATTGGGGTGGGAAAGAGAGGGACATTGTGGAGACAGGAAAAttgggctgggagagagggaCATTGTGGAGACAGGAAAATTGGGGTGGGAAAGAGAGGGACATTTAGGGGAGAGGAAAATTGGGGTAGAACAGAGGGAGGGAAAATTGGTGtggaagggagagggagggacaTTCTGGGAGAGGAAAATTGGGGTGGGAGGGATGAAGGATTATTGTGGGGACAGGAAAATTGGGGTGAGGGAGAGAGGGACatttaggggaaaggaaaattggggtggaagggatggagggacattgtggggagaggaaaattggggtgggagagagagagggatatTCTGGGGACAGGAAAATTGGGGTGGGAAAGAGGGAGGGACATTTTGAGGAGAGAGGAAGAGGGACATTTTGAGGAGAAGAAAATTGGggtgggagagagggaaggacaTTTTGGAGACAGGAAAattggggtgggagggagggagggacatcttgggagaggaaaattggggtgggaaagagggagggaaaattggggtggaagggagagggagggacaTTCTGGGAGAGGAAAATTGGGGTGGGAGGGAAATTGTGGGGAGAGGGAAATTGGGATGAGAAAGAGGGAGACACATtttggggagagagggagaaagggacattgtggggaGAGGAAATTGGggtgggagagaggagggacatttgggagagaggaaaattggggtaggagagagggagggaaaattggggtggaagggagagggagggacaTTCCGGGGACAGGAAAATTGGGgtggaaaagagagagagatattTTGGGGAGAGGGGGACATTTTGGGAAGAGGAAAATTGGGGTGGGAGGATGAGagggacatggtggggacaggAAAATTGgggtgggagagagggagggacattttggggacaggaaaattgggctgggagggatggagggacattgtggggacaggAAAATTGGggtgggagagagagagggatatTCTGGGGACAGGAAAATTGGGGGGGGAGGATGAGAGGGACATTGTGGGAGAGGAAAATTGGGGTGagagggacattttggggacaggAAAATTGGGATGGGAGGGAGAGACATTGTGGAAGAGGAAAATCGGGGTGGGAGGAACATTCCAGGGGGTTTTCCCCACCtgaggctgggcacagctcagtgcaggaatagctggggctgtgccacatttggctggcacagagccacaTTTATCCCCTGTCCTCCACATTTATCCCTTCTTCTCCCCATTTATCCCCTTTCCTCCACATTTATCCCTTCTTCTCCCCATTtatcccagtgcccagcagggtTTTCTCCACTGGGACCCCCTTAAGGATGTGTTTgacccccaaattttccttcCAGCCCCCGAAATCCTGCACGGGTGTCCCTATGGACCAGAGGTGGACATGTGGAGTGTGGGGGTCATCACCTACATCCTGTGAGTGTCACAGCAGGGGGGActttgtcccctctgtccctgctggggggTGTTGAATTTGGAGGGtccccaggaggaaggaggaaattAATTTGACTCTATGTTCTTAGAAggaatataatataatataatataatataatataatataatataatataatataatataatataatataatataatataatataatataatataatatacaccataatatatatttataatataatattgtatataccataatatatatttatattatatagaCTATAACATATTATtctattatattataatattctaattttattataattataatgtattaaaatcttattaatatataatttataataataaaatgtatataattaaattaatataaGTTTATAATTAAGCTTATAATTAAGATTAagttataaattattataatttaatcATAACAatattataattaattataatattataatgatattatattatatgatatgatatgatattatattatattatattatatatataatatatgtatataataatAGTGTATATACTGttatatactattatattatatactattatatactattatattatattatatactattatatactTTTATATTCTATACTATACTAcactattatattatattatattatattatattatattatattatattatattataatagtGTATATACTgttatatactattatatactattatattatattatatactattatatacttttatatacttttatatactatactatactatactacactattatattatattatattatattatattatattatattatattatattatattatattatattatattatattatattatattatattatattatattatattatattatattatattaatgaaTACTACActaaaactatgctaaagaatagagaaaggacacagacagaaattttAACAAGAACAATAATGAAAACCTGTGactttttttccagtgttctgACACacctggctgtgattggtcattaagtaaaagcaATTCACACGAAACCAATCAATAACTAATTGCTAAACAATCTCCAGCCACATTCCGGAGCAGCCAaccacaggagaagcaatcagacaATTGCtggtttcattttctctgaggcttctcagcttcccaggagaggaaATCCTGGGTTAGGGATTTTCCAGAGGGTGTGACAGTGGCAGGGGGGTGGCAGGGTTTGTCCCACTGTGTCCCATGGCTCTGTCCCCCCAGGCTCTGTGGCTTCGAGCCCTTCTTTGACCCGCGGGGGGATCAGTACATGTACGGCCGCATCCTCACCTGCGACTACGAGTTCGTGTCCCCCTGGTGGGACGAGGTGTCCCCAAACGCCAAGGACTTGGTGAgtgaggcactgctgggcttgGGAAACtgtaacattttttattttattttattttattttattttattttattttattttattttattttattttattttattttattttaatcttatttattttgttactttattttattttacatcattttaccccttcccttcccttcccttcccttcccttcccttcccttcccttcccttcccttcccttcccttcccttcccttcccttcccttcccttttccccttttcttttcccttactttatttttatttcttaatttattcagttttatttatttcctccaCATGTTTATGATTTCTTTTACGATTTCATTTTGATccctttatttattcatttctgtatttatttataacattttgattttttatgtTATGATTTAATTTCTATccatttattaatttctttaattttatttatttatctatcacatttatttatttatttatttatggatttatgtttatgtatttatgacaagttttcatttatttactacaaattttcatttatttatttatcactATTTTCATTATTGGTTTCacttattttatgattttatttttatctatttattgcttttgtttATATCTTTTCATTTATTAGccacatattttttatttcttgcatttcattattttattttcatgtattttctgCATATATTTAtctaattaaatttatttatttcccccaCATTTctatgaattattttttcatgtgaatttatttatttctttactaTTATGCACTCTTGCtttctttaatttcctttatttattccttattttttaTGATTGATTTTatgattaatttatttcatttattagtttgatttttaaatatatttattaatttataattgattttatgattaattttatttctttctatttctattttctatttctttccattttgcttcttatttgtttctttttctttctttcgttctttattccttatttttgttaatgattttatgattaactttatttcattttatttatattttctatttctttctattttatttccttccttccttccttccttccttccttccttccttccttccttccttccttccttctttttattattgattttattattaattttatttctttctattttatttcttattaatttttctttatttcttccttctttttattattGATTTTATGATTTATTATGACAAATTTTATGATTTATTAcaattattttgattatttatttgattttatgaGTTATATGTTCCATATTAATTATAATCTCCCTTCTTTTACCGCGAATTACTACGAAATAACAAAAATCAGCggttttgctgctttcaggTGAGGAAATTGATTGTTTTGGATCCCCAGAAGAGGCTGACGGTTcaccaggccctgcagcacccctgggtcactgggaaagcagcaaaattCGCTCACATGGACAGCACGCAGAGGAAACTGCAGGAATTCAACGCCAGGAGGAAACTGAAGGTGAGGAGGGGACACCTGAAAGGAAAGTTCATTTTCTGCCTCGAACAATTAATAGATTTCTAAAAGTGGCAGTggattaaaaagtaaaaatgccACCTCTCCAACAACACTAAACAAACCAACAGCCTATCAAATTCCTCTTCTTCCATAAACGAATGCAAAATTATAAGTTAGTTACAAAAAGGGTGTGGAAAAGTTTGTTACGGAAATGTATATAAACATCAAAAAActtagaaaattttaaaaaatcaaagtgACAGACAACTGTCCCCATCCATGGCCTGGCAGGGCAGAATTGTGCCAACACCCACTTGGATCCCAAGGGACAGTTTGGAGCAGTGtcaggggatttttgggatggattttagGGAAGGTTCCTCCCCCAAGGGTGCTGGGCATTGAATTTCCTCaagctgaggctgccagagctgcaggagtttggggtgggattgttggggaTGGGATTGTaggggtgggatttttgggacatGGAATTGTGGGgatgtgggatttttgggatagGATTGTGGGGaatggatttttgggatatGGGATTGTGGAggcaggatttttgggatgggattgttggggtgggacttttgggatgggattgttggggtgggacttttgggatgggatgttggggtgggattgttgggacATGGAATTGTGGGgatgtgggatttttgggattgtgggggtgggattttttgggatgggattgtgGGGGCCAGATTGTTGGGGGTGGGATTGTggggatgggatttttgggatagGATTGTGGGGaatggatttttgggatatGGGATTGTGGAggcaggatttttgggatgggattgttggggtgggatttttgggatgggatgttggggtgggattgttgggacATGGAATTGTGGGgatgtgggatttttggggtgggattgtggggatgggattgttggggtATGATTGGGATTGTGgggatgggattttttgggatgggattgtgGGGGCCGGATTGTTGgtggtgggattgttggggtgggattgttggggtgggATTGTGGggatgggattgttggggtATGATTGGGATTGTGggggtgggattttttgtgaTGGCATTGTGGGGGCCAGATTGTTGGGGGTGGGATTGTggggatgggatttttgggatagGATTGTGGGGaatggatttttgggatatGGGATTGTGGAggcaggatttttgggatgggattgttggggtgggatttttgggatggggtgttggggtgggattgttgggacATGGAATTGTGGGgatgtgggatttttgggacatGGAATTGTGGGgatgtggtatttttggggtgggattgtggggatgggatttttttgggatgggattgtgGGGGCCGGATTGTTGgtgatgggatttttgggatagGATTGTGGGGaatggatttttgggatatgggattgttggggtgggatttttgggatgggattgttggggtgggatttttgggatgggattgttggggtgggATTGTGGggatgggattgttggggtATGATTGGGATTGTGggggtgggattttttgtgaTGGCATTGTGGGGGCCAGATTGTTGGGGGTGGGATTGTggggatgggatttttgggatatgGGATTGTGGAggcaggatttttgggatgggattgttggggtgggatttttgggatggggtgttggggtgggattgttgggacATGGAATTGTGGGgatgtgggatttttgggacatGGAATTGTGGGgatgtggtatttttggggtgggattgtggggatgggattttttgggatgggattgtgGGGGCCGGATTGTTGgtggtgggattgttggggtgggATTGTggggatgggatttttgggatagGATTGTGGGGaatggatttttgggatatgggattgttggggtgggatttttgggatgggattgttggggtgggATTGTGGggatgggattgttggggtATGATTGGGATTGTgggggtgggattttttgggatgggattgtgGGGGCCGGATTGTTGGGGGTGGGATTGTggggatgggatttttgggatagGATTGTGGGGaatggatttttgggatatGGGATTGTGGGTATGGGactttttggggtgggatttttgggatatgGGATTGTGGGAGAGGGATTGTTGGGGTGGGATTGTGAGGGTGGGATGGTTGAGGTGTGATTGTTGGGGCATCCTGGGCCAGGCCAGGATTTGTGCTGGGTGATCCCCTCGGATCATTCCACAATTCCCTGATTCTCTGCCTCCATCCCAGGCTGCCATGAAGGCCGTGGTGGCCTCCAGCCGCTTGGGCAACCACGGCCACCACGACTGCTCCCGCAGCGGCCGCGGCCAGGGGGGACCCCGGGGCCTGGCCCAGCCCACGGGGAAcggcggccccggggccggcACAGAGCTCAGAACGTTCCAGAGTGACCACCCGGCCGCGTTCCAGAGTGACCACCCCAATGCGGGCCCGGTGGCCACGTTCCAGAGTGATCATCCCACCAAGGGCCAAGTGGCCACGTTCCAGAGTGACCACCCTGCCACGTTCCAGAGTGACCACCCCAATGGGGCCCCAGTGGCTACATTCCAGAGTGACCACCCTGCGAAGGGCCCGGTGGCCACGTTCCAGAGTGACCACCCCACCAAAGGCCTGGTGGCCATGGTGCAGAGTGACCACCCCACCATGGCGCAGAGTGACCACC
The DNA window shown above is from Ammospiza caudacuta isolate bAmmCau1 chromosome 28, bAmmCau1.pri, whole genome shotgun sequence and carries:
- the LOC131568781 gene encoding calcium/calmodulin-dependent protein kinase type IV-like; translated protein: MNESTLSSQGLALPKVLLGGTGGEGPPALCQPHVPLPSRGATSVVFSCQEKGTGAPYAAKILKKTIDKKIVRTEIGVLLRLSHPNIIKLKEIFETPSEIALVLELVTGGELFDRIVERGFYSERDAAHVVKQILEAVSYLHENGVVHRDLKPENLLYADLSPDAPLKIGDFGLSKIVDEQDTMKTVCGTPGYCAPEILHGCPYGPEVDMWSVGVITYILLCGFEPFFDPRGDQYMYGRILTCDYEFVSPWWDEVSPNAKDLVRKLIVLDPQKRLTVHQALQHPWVTGKAAKFAHMDSTQRKLQEFNARRKLKAAMKAVVASSRLGNHGHHDCSRSGRGQGGPRGLAQPTGNGGPGAGTELRTFQSDHPAAFQSDHPNAGPVATFQSDHPTKGQVATFQSDHPATFQSDHPNGAPVATFQSDHPAKGPVATFQSDHPTKGLVAMVQSDHPTMAQSDHPATFQSDHPPVASMATFQSDHPAKDLVATFQSDHPNVGPVATFQSDHPTTFQSDHPTEGLVATLQSDHPTTFQSDHPTEGLVATFQSNHSTMGPMSVFQSDQPTVGPVATFQ